In Deinococcus apachensis DSM 19763, one genomic interval encodes:
- a CDS encoding transposase has protein sequence FGLDCPRRLIGDKAYDSDPLDAELAALGVEMIAPNRKNRKQKTQDGRPLRRYKRRWKVERTIAWLQSFRRVRTRDERKAQNFLGFVQLTCILILLRRIFG, from the coding sequence TTCGGTCTGGACTGTCCACGGCGGCTGATCGGGGACAAAGCCTACGACAGTGACCCTTTGGATGCCGAGTTGGCAGCGCTTGGGGTAGAAATGATCGCTCCTAACCGCAAGAACCGCAAGCAGAAAACGCAGGATGGACGACCACTGCGCCGCTACAAGCGGCGCTGGAAGGTCGAACGAACAATTGCGTGGCTACAATCTTTCCGACGAGTGCGAACCCGTGACGAGCGCAAAGCTCAGAATTTCCTTGGCTTCGTTCAGCTCACTTGCATCCTCATCCTGCTACGCCGAATATTCGGATGA